The following is a genomic window from Dermatophilaceae bacterium Soc4.6.
GACGATGCTCACGAGCCCGATGGGGAGGTCCACCATCTCGGCGGCCTCTCGGGCGAGCTTGGCCAGCGCCGACTTCAACGCCGGTGCGTCGAAGTCGTAGCGTCCGACCTCCGTCAACCGGGCCACATCGGTGACAGGATCCGGGGTGGGGTCGGTCGCTGTCGGGTGCTTCATGGGGTCGCTCCTCGCGGCAATGACACTCATCGTCCGAGCTCCGCGAGCCGACGGGCAGCCGTGCGGCGGATCCGCACGGATCGAGCAAGCAGGTTGCACAGCGGGTCGTGGACGGCGATCTGGTCCACCAGCGCGTCGAACTCCCGCTCCGAGAGGAAGGACGCCGTCGGCGGGAGGGAGGCCCGCTCGCAGATCTCGCGCCAGACGCTCTCGGCGTCCAGCTGGTCGTGGTTGGCGAGCAGGTCGTCACGGACCTCGTCCACGGTGGGTGGGGCACCGGCGTTGGCCCGGGCACCACTGACGCTTGAGCTGAGCACTCGCTGAGAGTACTTAAATGCGGCTTTACGAACAAGAGGGACGAAAGGCGATCGACGACAACCCACCGTCACGGCTTGTCGAGCACCAGCCAGCCGCCGTGGTGCTCCGACACGGCGTACGGCGCGCCGCTGGCCCGGCCCCAGACCGCGAGGTCCTCGAGGGTGACCGTCCGCACGTGACCGTAGGACTCGTCGACCTCCCGCTCCAGCGAGACGGCGGCGACGACTCGCCGGCGGGCGCAGCGCAGCGCCTCGTGGATGACCGCGACCCCGTGCTCCTGGTCAAGGCGCTCCATGAGGTGGATGACCAGGACCGTGTCGGCGCAGCCGTCCTCGAGTGGCACCCGCGCAGCGTCGGCGAGCAGGGTGGTCAGGCGCAACCCGAGCCGCGGCGCCAGGGTGTGCAGCAGCCGCACCGTCCCGGCCGAGACGTCCGAGGCCGTGACGTCGTGCCCCCGTGAGGCGAGACGCAGGGACAGGAAGCCGAAGCAGCATCCGAGCTCGAGCACCGGGCCGGGGAGGACCAGCTCGGCCGCCCGGTCGTAGATCGGCGCGGGGCGCGCGATCGTGTTGCGGTAGAACCGCTCCCAGCTGTCGAGTGCATCCGGCTCCATCGAGCGCACGATGCCGGTGAAGATCCGCTCGAAGGCCTCGGCGCCGCGCAGCCAGCCGGGCCCGAAGAGCTCGTCGACGATCACGCTCGCGAGGTCGTCGTCGACCTGCTCGGGCGAGAGGCAGTGCGTGACGAGCACCCGCCCCGCGATCCGCGAGACATCGAAGTGCGCCGTCTGCACGGCGCCACGGGCCCGCCGGGGCCACGGGCCCGACCAGCGCTGGACGACGACGACCTCGTCCTCGTAGCGGCCGGGGACGGAGGTCGGACGCAGCGGGTCGATCGGCATGACGACCTCCTCGACGTCTCGGGTCGCTCGCCCGGGTGACGCTCCGGACGCTAGGAGCCTCGCCCCACCCGCGGCCAGACGTGACGGCAAAGACTGACCCTGCGGAGCGGCGCCCTCTCCGTCAGGCTAGGTAACTCTGCCCGGACGGGGGGCGTCGGCCCGGTCTGTGCCTCATAGCGTCGGGGTCAGACAAACCCGACCGGAAGGTGCCTCATGTCCGACACGCTCACCCCCCTGGCGACCGACGCCCCCCTCGACACGACCACCGAGATCACCGACACGACCGACGAGGTGCTCGCCGAGGACCAGCTGGTCGAGGAGATCTCCATCGACGGCATGTGCGGCGTCTACTGATGCCCGACATGCTCGGGCAGGCGTGGTGCCTGAGCGAGTCGGTGTCGTTGCGACCGGAGCCCTTCGGGGCGCTGGCCTACGACTTCCGCACCCGGCGGCTCAGCTTCCTCAAGACGCCGGCGCTGGTCGAGGTCGTGCGCCTGCTGGGCGAGAGCCCCTGCGTCGCCGACGCCCTGGTGGGCGCCGGCGTCGACGCCTCCGAGCACGCGTCATACGCACGCGCACTGCGCACCCTCGCCGACAGCGGCATCCTCACCCCGCGCACGACCCAGCCCGAGGAGATCCTCGTATGACCGCCATCCTCGACCGCACCAGCGAGCGACCGGTCGGCGGGCGGCTGGTCGACCAGTTCGAGTACGGCCTGGACGCCCCGATCTGCCTCACCTGGGAGCTGACCTACGCGTGCAACCTCGCGTGCGTGCACTGCCTCAGCTCGTCCGGCCGTCGTGACCCGCGCGAGCTCACCACTGCTGAGGCCAAGGCGCTCATCGACGAGTTCGAGCGGATGCAGATCTTCTACGTCAACATCGGCGGCGGCGAGCCGACGGTGCGGCCCGACTTCTGGGAGCTGCTCGACTATGCGGTCGCCCACCACGTCGGCGTGAAGTTCTCGACCAACGGCTTCCGCATCACCCCACAGCGCGCGGCCATCCTCGCCGCCACGGACTACGTCGACGTGCAGATCTCCCTCGACGGGGCGACGGCGGAGGTCAACGACGCCGTGCGCGGACAGGGCACCTACGACGCGGCGATGCGCGCTCTGGCCAACCTGCAGGCTGCGGGCATGAAGGACTTCAAGATCTCGGTCGTGTGCACGCGGCACAACATCGGCCAGCTCGACGAGTTCAAGGCGATCGCCGACACCTACGGCGCCCAGCTGCGACTGACCCGCCTGCGCCCCTCGGGCCGCGGGGCCGACGTCTGGGAGGAGCTGCACCCGCTCCCCGAGCAGCAGCGCGAGCTCTACGACTGGCTCGTGGCGCACGGCGAGGGGGTGCTCACGGGCGACTCGTTCTTCCACCTGTCGGCCTTCGGCGACGCCCTCCCGGGGCTCAACCTCTGCGGCGCCGGGCGGGTCGTCTGCCTCGTCGACCCGGTGGGTGACGTCTACGCCTGCCCGTTCGCCATCCACGACACCTTCCTGGCCGGCAACGTGCGCAGCGAGGGCGGCTTCGACACCGTGTGGAAGACGTCACCGCTCTTCCTCGACCTGCGCTCGCCGCAGACCGGTGGCGCCTGCACGAGGTGCTCGGCCTACGACTCGTGCCGGGGTGGGTGCATGGCGGCCAAGTTCTTCACCGGGCTCCCGCTCGACGGACCGGATCCCGAGTGCGTCAAGGGCAACGCCGACGCCTCGCTCGCGGCCCTCGACCCGGGTGCCCGGCCGGGCACCAGCCAGGACCACTCGCACACCGGGCCGGTGCGCAACCAGCCGGTGCCGCTGACCCTGGTCACCCGGCGTCCCGAGCGCTCGTGCGACGAGAGCCCGCTCACGGGGCTCGGCGCCCACAGCCGCTAGGGCCCGTCGGTGTTCTCCTCCGTGCCGACGTCCTGGCCGCTGCTCGACCTCGGGCTGCAACGCTCGCCCGAGGTCGGCACGGACGAGGTGCTGCTGCTGGTGCCGCTCGGGTCGATGGAGCAGCACGGCCCGCACCTGCCGCTGTCCACGGACTCGGTCGTCGCGGCCTCCGTGGCCAGGGCCGCCGCCGAGGTGCTCGTCGGGGAGGGGAGGCGGGTGCTGGTCGCGCCGACCCTCGCCTACGGCAACAGCGGTGAGCACGAAGGTTTCCCCGGCACCATCTCGATCGGTCACGAGGCCCTGCACCTGCTGCTCGTCGAGTTCGGTCGGTCGGCCTGCCGGTGGGCGCAGGGCCTGATCTTCGTCAACGGCCACGGAGGCAACGTCGCCACGCTGCGCGCCGCCGTCGACGTGCTGCGCTACGAGGGTCGGCCCGTGGCCTGGACCTCGTGCGACCTGCCGGGGGCCGACGCACATGCCGGTCGCACCGAGACCTCGCTGCTGCTCGAGCTCACCCCGCACGCCGTGCACACCGACGCCGTCGAGGTGGGGTGCACCCTCCCCCTCGAACAGCTGCTCCCCCGCCTGCGCCGGGACGGGGTCAGAGCCGTGTCGGCCAACGGCGTCCTCGGGGACCCCACGCTCGCGACGAGGGAGGAGGGACACGCGCTCACCCAGACGCTCGTGCGCAACCTGCTCGACGAGCTGCGCACCCTCGACGTCGCGGGCACGGGTCGGCTCGCGCGAGCGGCCGACCACGCGGTCCGCGCGGACGCCGACGCGTGAAGACGCCCACCGCCCTCGTCACCGGGGCCGCCCGCGGCATCGGCGCCGCCGTGACGCACCGGCTCGTCGGCCGCGGCTTCCACGTCATGGCGGTGGACGGGTGTGCAGGGGCAGACGGAGCGGCCTACGGGCTGGCGACCCGGGCGGACCTCGACGGTGTCGTCGCGGCGCACCCCGGGCAGGTGACCGGGGTGGTCGCCGACGTGCGCGAACCCGGCGCGCTCGCAGCGGTGGTCGAGCAGGTGCGGTCCGAGCACGGTGGACTGAGCGTGGTCGTCGCCGGGGCGGCGATCATCGCCGGCGGTGACGCCCTGTGGGAGACCGACGACGCCCTGCTCGACGCCGTGTGGAGGTCTGACGCCGTCAGCGTGTGGAACACCGCGAAGGCCACGATGCCGCTGCTGCTCGCGCAGCCGGCCGACGCGCGGCCGACGTTCGTGGCCATCACCTCGGCCGCCGGCGAGCACGGGCTCTACCACCTGTCGGCCTACTGCATGGCCAAGCACGCGGTCGTCGGACTGGTGCGGGCGCTGGCCGCCGACGTGGCCGGTCACCCCGTGACCGTGGCCGGGGTGTCACCCGGCTCCACGTCGACCGACATGCTGCGTGAGACCGCCCGGCTCTATGACCTGGACGACGTCTCCGCACTCGTCGCCGAGCAGTCCATCGGCCGGGCCCTCGACCCTGACGAGGTGGCCTCGGTCGTCGAGTTCGCCTGCACCGCAGGGCAGGTCGTCCACGGGGCGATCCTGTCGGCAACCGGTGGCTTCGGCCGGTGACGGCCGCGCGCCTGCCCGACGGCTTCACCGTGAGGCTGGCCGAGGCGACCAGGCTCAGCGACGGTGGCGAGGCCCTGCTCAGCGCCACGACGGGCCGTCTGGTGCGCCTGAAGCCGGCGGCAACCCATCTGCTCGTCGATCGCGTGGTGACGGTCTCCGACGCCGCCACCGCCGCGCTGGCGGCGGTGCTGATCGACCGCGACCTCGCCGACCCGTGGTGGCGTGACCCCGTCATCGCGTCACCCACCGTCGACGCCGTCACCGACGTCACCGTGGTCGTGCCGGTGCGCGACCGCCCGGCGCAGCTCGCCCGCCTCCTGCAGTCGCTCCCCCCGGCCCTGCGCGTGGTCGTGGTCGACGACGGCTCGCGCGACCCGGCCACCGCCGCGGTGGCGGTCGAGCGCGGCGCGCAGGTCGTCAGGCTGGACCCGGGCCGCGGGCCGGCCGGTGCCCGCAACGCGGGAGCGGCCGCGTGCAGCACTCCTTACGTCGCCTTCCTCGACTCCGACGTCGTGCCCGAGGCGGGCTGGCTCGCGACCCTGCACCGTCACCTCGCCGACCCGCGCGTCGCGCTGGTGGCTCCCCGCGTGCTCGGGCTGCCAGGGCCGACCGGCGGCGAGGGCTGGCTGCACCGGTATGAGGCGGTGCGCTCCTCGCTGGACCTCGGCCCCCGGCCGGCGGGGGTGCACCCGCACGGCCAGGTGGCCTACCTGCCGAGCGCCGCGATGCTCGTGCGGCTGGCCGCCTGGGGCAGCGGTTTCGACGAGTCGCTCCAGGTGGGTGAGGACGTCGACCTCGTCTGGCGCACCTACGAGGCGGGCTGGCGGCTGCGCTACGAGCCGGCCGCCGTGGTGCGCCACGAGCACCGCACCGACGTGTCGAGCTGGCTGCGCCGCAAGGCCTTCTACGGCACCAGTGCCGACCTGCTGGCCGCGCGACACGGTGACGCCGTGGCGCCGATGGTGCTCACGCCGTGGACGGGCGCCTTCGTGGTGGCCCTGCTCGCCCAGCGCCGCTGGTCGCTGCCCGTCGCGGCCGGTGTCTACGGAGCGGCGACGTGGCAGCTGTCGCGGCGGCTCACCCGCAGCCGCCGCCCGCTCGTCACGGCGTCGTCCCTGACCGCCGTCGGCGCAGTGGCCGCCCTCTGGCAGACCTCGGCGGCCCTCACGCGCCACTACTGGCCGCTGGCCGTCGTCGGCGCCCTCGTCAGCCGTCGCGTCCGCACCGCCCTCCTGGTGGCCGCGGTGGTCGACGGCCTGGTCGACCACCACCGGTCGCAGACCGACCTCGACCCGGTGCGCTACGTCCTGGCCCGGCGGCTCGACGACCTCGGCTACGGAGCGGGGGTCTGGCTCGGCGCCTGGCGCGGCCGCTCGCTGCGCGCCCTGCGCCCGGCCCTGCGCGGCTTCCCCCACCGGGCCGGCGAGACCGGCTGACCACCCCCACCCACCTACCCGGGGCGGTGAACGCTGCGCTTCGCCGGCCTGGGGTCCAGCGTCCTGTCCGAGGACCAGGTGCGCAGCGCTCGCCGCCATGATTCGGGCGGCGTCAGGGGGTGGGGAGCACAGGGGTGCCCTCGATGCGCACGGCCTGGAGCGACCGCGGGTCGAGACCCAGCAGCGAGAGCACCGTCGGTGCGATCTGGGTCGTCTCCACCGGCGTGCTGACGACGGAGCCACGGGTCGAGCCGATGCCGATGTGCGAGACGGTGGCCACCACGACGGGTACGTGACGGTCCGCGGGGTTCATCCCCCCGTGCTCGGCGATCTTCTTCGTGCCCCCGGTGTAGACGACACCGGGCTGCGCGACCCCCACGACGTCCGGGTGACGGGCCTCGTCCGGCGAGACGCCGTAGAAGGCCGCGGCCGCGTCGCCCGCGTAGACCCTGCTCAGCCCGGACCCGGTGACCGTGCGGGACGCCGAGGTGGCCGTGGTTCCCGTGGCAGCGTGCGAGAGCAGCCACTGTCGCACGAAGCGCGTGGCGGCCGGTGACCGGTCGCTCAACCACAGCAGCAGGCTGTCGTCGTCGGCCGACCACGCGACGAGATCGGCCGCGGCCGGGTGGCCCACCTTCCAGTCGGCGTCGAGCCCCTCGATCACCGCCCCGTCGTCGACCCGGGTCAGGGTGGTCGGGTCGGTGGGCGACTGCCCGTGCTTGGCCGACAGGATGATGCTCGTGGACGAGGCGAGACCGTCCTGGCGCAGCTGCGCCACCATGGCGCCGACCGACGCGTCGACGAAGCCGAGGGCCGAGCTGAGCACCGGCCCGGGCACGGTGCCACCCGGCAGGTAGCCACCGGCCAGACCGTCCGACACCGGCAGCTTCTGGGCCGTTGAGACCGACTGGAAGTTCATGCCGAAGATCGCGGGTACACCGACGTGGCTGGTGCCCGAGTGGTCGAGCCCGTCGATCTCGTTGAGGACGGCCCGGACCTTGACGGCGTCGTACGCCTGTGTGGAGGAGTTGATGCTCGTCCAGTCGCCACCCGAGGGCGCGTCCGAGTTGATCTCCGGCGTGAAGAGGTCGTCGACGTCCTGGCCCGAGGGGCCGTTGAGGATGTCGTAGGCCGGGTGCTTGTCCGACCACGCCGTGCGGAGGCCTGAGCGGTGGACGACATCGAAGATCGTGTTGACCTTCAGGTACGAGTGCGGCATGACGGGCTTGCAGGTCGCCGGGTCCACCGGGAGGGCCGCGCGGTCGATCAGTCGCTGGGGCCTGCCCGTCATGGACAGGATCGAGCCGGGCAGACCGGTGAGGCCCTGGCCGGCGTCGAGCCGCGTCGGGTCGCGGTCGAGGGACTCGTCGTAGGCCACGCCGGTGCCGGGGGCCACGCCCGCGCAGCTCGTCGTGCCCGCTGGCAGCAGCGCCCGGTCGTAGGAGACGTCGTAGTAGACCCCGGTCGTGCGCGGGTTGCCACCGGTCACCTGTCCGACCAGGCCCGGGAAGGAGTCGGAGGGCACGGGCGTCGTCGCGGAGGTGTAGTCGACGCCACCGCGCAGCAGGGCCGCGAGAGCCGAGGTCGGGTGCGCCGCGGCGTACGAGGCGAGGTCGTTCTGGTGGAGCCCGTCGACCGAGAGCAGCAGGACGTGCCGGGCCGCGGTCGTGGGCGTGTCGTGGCCGGTCGTGGCCTGCGCCGCGACGGGCGGGAGCGCGAGCGCCGAGGCGGTGGTCAGGACACCGAGAGCGGTGAGGGTGTGGCGGCTGGGGGGGCGCATGACGAGCCTTTCGAGGGGTGACGCGGACGGCCCCATCCCATCGCCCGCACGTGCGAGGAGGCTGCGAGACCGGTGACGGGAAGGCAAAATCCAGGAGGCACCTCGGTGACCCGTGTCCCCCCTCCCGGTGTCGAGCGCGGGTGAGGGACAGCTGGCCGGGACGCTAGGGTGCTGCCCATGGCGGACGAGCGCGAGATCCTCACCTGGGCCCTCTTCGGGGAGGCGACCCGTGACCTCGCCCAGCAGGTGGTCGACGACTGGGCGCCCGACATGATCCTCTCGATCGCCCGGGGCGGGCTGCTCATCGGCGGCGCCCTCGGCTACGCCCTGGGGATCAAGAACACCTACACGATGAACGTCGAGTTCTACACCGGCGTCGACGAGCGCCTCGAGGTGCCGCGCATCCTGCCGCCGGCTCCCGACTTCGTCGACCTCGGCGACGCCCGGGTGCTCGTGGCCGACGACGTCGCCGACACCGGCCACACCCTGCGCTCTGTGCAGGAGTTCGTCGCCGGCAAGGTCGGCGAAGTGCGCACCGCCGTGATCTACGAGAAGCCGCACTCGGTCGTGCGCTGCGACTACGTGTGGCGCCGCACCGACAAGTGGATCAACTTCCCGTGGAGCACCCTGCCACCGGTCACCGCCGACGGCGTGCCCGCCCTCGACATCGTGCTCGACGCCTGAGCCTGCCACCCCCCGCGATCAGGGCTCGGGCCACTCCAGCCGCTTGGCCAGGAGCACATCGAGGGCCACGGAGTCACCGTCGCGCCCTCCGCGACCGGTCTGCAGCGGCGGTGGCGTCGGCTCGAGGGTGACGGTGCGCCAGCGACCGAACCGGACCGGCGCGACGACGAGCTGGTAGTAGCGACCCGCGACGTCGACCCCGAGGGCGAGGTCGCGGCGCAGGAACCACCCCGTCACACCCGTGCGGTACCGACCGCCGCCCGACCACGGCCGAGCCGTCAGCTCCTGCGTCACCAGCCCAGCCTGCCCCGCCTGCTCGACGAAGCGGTCGATCAGCACCTGCGCCCGCGCAGACTCCTGCTCCGCGCGCCGCCGCTGCGTCTCGATGTGGTAGTCGGCCTGCGCCGCCCGCTCGGCCCTGCGCCGGTCTACCTCGTCGTCCACCGTCGCAGCCTGTCACGCCGGGCCGGCGACCGCGCGGGTCACCCCCTCCACGCCGTATGCCGCCCACCCCGGGTGGGGTGGGCGGCATACGGGCCGTGCGTGGTCGGCGTGCGACCGGGAGGGTCAGCCCCCGACGCGGAACCGAGCGAAGCCGGTGGCCGTGGCCCCGGCCTCCTTGAGCACCTGGGCGACGGTCTTCTTCGGGTCCTTGGCGAACGACTGCTCGGTGAGGACGTTCTCCTTGAAGAAGCCGTTGACCCGACCCTCGACGATGCGCGCGAGGGCAGCCTCGGGCTTGCCCTCCTCCTTGGCGGTGGCCTCGGCGACGCGACGCTCGTTCTCCACCGTCTCGGCGGGCACGTCGTCGCGGTGCAGGACCGTCGGAGAGAAGGCAGCGACGTGCATGGCGACGTCGCGCGCGACCTGGTGGTCGCCACCCTCGGTAGCGACGAGCACGCCGATCTGCGCGGGCAGGTCGGGGCTGGTCTTGTGCAGGTAGGACACGACGTTGGGCGCCTCGAGGCGCACGACGCGCTTGATCTCGATCTTCTCGCCGATGGCCGCGTTGGCCTCGTCGATGCGCACCTGGACGGTGCGACCGGCCTCCAGCTCGCTGGCGAGCAGCGACTCGGCCGAGGTGGCGTTGACCGCGACGGCCTGCGCGAGGACCTCGTCGGCGAGCGCGACGAACGGCGCGCTCTTGGCCACGAAGTCGGTCTCGCAGAGGATCTCGACGAGGGTGCCGACACCGTCGCCGGCCTGCGCGACGACGACGCCGTTGGACGTCGTGCGACCCTCGCGCTTGCTCACGCCCTTCTGGCCCTTGATCCGGAGGATCTCGATGGCCTTGGCCCGGTCGCCGTCGGCCTCGTCGAGGGCCTTCTTGACGTCGAGCATGCCGGCGCCGGTCTGCTCGCGCAGCGCCTTGATGTCAGCGGCGGTGTAGTTCGCCATAGCTAGTTCTCGCTCTTCTCGCTGGACAAAAGTGGTGGATGACAGGGGGCATGAACAGACCCCCGTCGAGCGCCGGTTGACCGGCGCCCGACAGGGGGTCTGGGTCAGGCGTTGGTGGTCTCCGCGGCGGGCTCGGCGACCGTCTCGGTGGAGTCGACCGCAGCGGCCTCGGCGGGGGCCTCGACAGCAGCCTCAGCGGGGGCCTCGACAGCAGCCTCGGCCGCGGGGGCCTCGACAGCAGCCTCGACCGGGGCCTCGACAGCAGCCTCGGCGACGGGCGCCTCGACCGGAGCGGCCTCGGCGACAGGCGCCGCAGCGGCGTCGGCCTCGGCGTAGAGCTCGCGCTCCCACTCGGCCAGCGGCTCGGCCGCGGTGGCCTCACCACTGCTGTTGCCACCGGCGCGGGCCACGAGGCCCTCGGCGACGGCGTCGGCGATGACGCGGGTCAGCAGGCTGACCGAGCGGATCGCGTCGTCGTTGCCGGGGATCTTGTAGTCGACCTCGTCGGGGTCGCAGTTGGTGTCGAGGATCGCGATGACCGGCAGCCCGAGCTTGCGCGCCTCGTCGACCGCGAGGTGCTCCTTCTTGGTGTCGACGATCCACACCGCGGAGGGGATCTTGCTCATGTTGCGGATGCCGCCGAGGGTGCGCTCGAGCTTGATGCGCTCGCGGCTGAGGATCAGCAGCTCCTTCTTGGTGCGACCGGCGGCCGCGACCTCGTCGGAGTTGATCTCCTCGAGCTCCTTGAGGCGCGTCAGGCGCTTGGAGATCGTGTTGAAGTTGGTGAGCATGCCACCGAGCCAGCGGTGGTTGACGTAGGGCATCCCGACCCGCGTCGCCTGGTCGGCGATGGGCTCCTGGGCCTGCTTCTTCGTGCCGACGAAGAGGATGGTGCCACCGTGGGCGACCGTCTCCTTGACGAACTCGAAGG
Proteins encoded in this region:
- the mftM gene encoding mycofactocin oligosaccharide methyltransferase MftM, translated to MPIDPLRPTSVPGRYEDEVVVVQRWSGPWPRRARGAVQTAHFDVSRIAGRVLVTHCLSPEQVDDDLASVIVDELFGPGWLRGAEAFERIFTGIVRSMEPDALDSWERFYRNTIARPAPIYDRAAELVLPGPVLELGCCFGFLSLRLASRGHDVTASDVSAGTVRLLHTLAPRLGLRLTTLLADAARVPLEDGCADTVLVIHLMERLDQEHGVAVIHEALRCARRRVVAAVSLEREVDESYGHVRTVTLEDLAVWGRASGAPYAVSEHHGGWLVLDKP
- the mftA gene encoding mycofactocin precursor MftA (Mycofactocin is a small molecule electron carrier derived from the final two amino acids, Val-Tyr, of MftA, the mycofactocin precursor. It plays a role in redox homeostasis and the metabolism of alcohols and aldehydes in Actinobacteria, including Mycobacterium tuberculosis.), with the protein product MSDTLTPLATDAPLDTTTEITDTTDEVLAEDQLVEEISIDGMCGVY
- the mftB gene encoding mycofactocin biosynthesis chaperone MftB (MftB, a small protein, is a peptide chaperone that assists the radical SAM enzyme MftC in performing two modifications to the C-terminal Val-Tyr dipeptide of the mycofactocin precursor peptide, MftA. MftB's role is analogous to the role of PqqD in the biosynthesis of PQQ, a cofactor that derives entirely from a Tyr and a Glu in the precursor PqqA.); protein product: MPDMLGQAWCLSESVSLRPEPFGALAYDFRTRRLSFLKTPALVEVVRLLGESPCVADALVGAGVDASEHASYARALRTLADSGILTPRTTQPEEILV
- the mftC gene encoding mycofactocin radical SAM maturase (MftC is a radical SAM/SPASM enzyme that catalyzes the first two steps in biosynthesis of the electron carrier mycofactocin from the terminal Val-Tyr dipeptide of the precursor peptide MftA.); translated protein: MTAILDRTSERPVGGRLVDQFEYGLDAPICLTWELTYACNLACVHCLSSSGRRDPRELTTAEAKALIDEFERMQIFYVNIGGGEPTVRPDFWELLDYAVAHHVGVKFSTNGFRITPQRAAILAATDYVDVQISLDGATAEVNDAVRGQGTYDAAMRALANLQAAGMKDFKISVVCTRHNIGQLDEFKAIADTYGAQLRLTRLRPSGRGADVWEELHPLPEQQRELYDWLVAHGEGVLTGDSFFHLSAFGDALPGLNLCGAGRVVCLVDPVGDVYACPFAIHDTFLAGNVRSEGGFDTVWKTSPLFLDLRSPQTGGACTRCSAYDSCRGGCMAAKFFTGLPLDGPDPECVKGNADASLAALDPGARPGTSQDHSHTGPVRNQPVPLTLVTRRPERSCDESPLTGLGAHSR
- the mftE gene encoding mycofactocin biosynthesis peptidyl-dipeptidase MftE — protein: MFSSVPTSWPLLDLGLQRSPEVGTDEVLLLVPLGSMEQHGPHLPLSTDSVVAASVARAAAEVLVGEGRRVLVAPTLAYGNSGEHEGFPGTISIGHEALHLLLVEFGRSACRWAQGLIFVNGHGGNVATLRAAVDVLRYEGRPVAWTSCDLPGADAHAGRTETSLLLELTPHAVHTDAVEVGCTLPLEQLLPRLRRDGVRAVSANGVLGDPTLATREEGHALTQTLVRNLLDELRTLDVAGTGRLARAADHAVRADADA
- a CDS encoding mycofactocin-coupled SDR family oxidoreductase translates to MKTPTALVTGAARGIGAAVTHRLVGRGFHVMAVDGCAGADGAAYGLATRADLDGVVAAHPGQVTGVVADVREPGALAAVVEQVRSEHGGLSVVVAGAAIIAGGDALWETDDALLDAVWRSDAVSVWNTAKATMPLLLAQPADARPTFVAITSAAGEHGLYHLSAYCMAKHAVVGLVRALAADVAGHPVTVAGVSPGSTSTDMLRETARLYDLDDVSALVAEQSIGRALDPDEVASVVEFACTAGQVVHGAILSATGGFGR
- the mftF gene encoding mycofactocin biosynthesis glycosyltransferase MftF (Members of this protein family, MftF, are glycosyltransferases, members of PF00535 (glycosyl transferase family 2). The encoding gene is found as part of the mycofactocin cassette, in Mycobacterium tuberculosis, many other Actinobacteria, and occasional members of other lineages. Mycofactocin itself, a putative redox carrier, is a heavily modified derivative of the C-terminal Val-Tyr dipeptide of the mycofactocin precursor MftA (TIGR03969).), whose protein sequence is MTAARLPDGFTVRLAEATRLSDGGEALLSATTGRLVRLKPAATHLLVDRVVTVSDAATAALAAVLIDRDLADPWWRDPVIASPTVDAVTDVTVVVPVRDRPAQLARLLQSLPPALRVVVVDDGSRDPATAAVAVERGAQVVRLDPGRGPAGARNAGAAACSTPYVAFLDSDVVPEAGWLATLHRHLADPRVALVAPRVLGLPGPTGGEGWLHRYEAVRSSLDLGPRPAGVHPHGQVAYLPSAAMLVRLAAWGSGFDESLQVGEDVDLVWRTYEAGWRLRYEPAAVVRHEHRTDVSSWLRRKAFYGTSADLLAARHGDAVAPMVLTPWTGAFVVALLAQRRWSLPVAAGVYGAATWQLSRRLTRSRRPLVTASSLTAVGAVAALWQTSAALTRHYWPLAVVGALVSRRVRTALLVAAVVDGLVDHHRSQTDLDPVRYVLARRLDDLGYGAGVWLGAWRGRSLRALRPALRGFPHRAGETG
- a CDS encoding alkaline phosphatase family protein — translated: MRPPSRHTLTALGVLTTASALALPPVAAQATTGHDTPTTAARHVLLLSVDGLHQNDLASYAAAHPTSALAALLRGGVDYTSATTPVPSDSFPGLVGQVTGGNPRTTGVYYDVSYDRALLPAGTTSCAGVAPGTGVAYDESLDRDPTRLDAGQGLTGLPGSILSMTGRPQRLIDRAALPVDPATCKPVMPHSYLKVNTIFDVVHRSGLRTAWSDKHPAYDILNGPSGQDVDDLFTPEINSDAPSGGDWTSINSSTQAYDAVKVRAVLNEIDGLDHSGTSHVGVPAIFGMNFQSVSTAQKLPVSDGLAGGYLPGGTVPGPVLSSALGFVDASVGAMVAQLRQDGLASSTSIILSAKHGQSPTDPTTLTRVDDGAVIEGLDADWKVGHPAAADLVAWSADDDSLLLWLSDRSPAATRFVRQWLLSHAATGTTATSASRTVTGSGLSRVYAGDAAAAFYGVSPDEARHPDVVGVAQPGVVYTGGTKKIAEHGGMNPADRHVPVVVATVSHIGIGSTRGSVVSTPVETTQIAPTVLSLLGLDPRSLQAVRIEGTPVLPTP
- a CDS encoding phosphoribosyltransferase family protein, translating into MADEREILTWALFGEATRDLAQQVVDDWAPDMILSIARGGLLIGGALGYALGIKNTYTMNVEFYTGVDERLEVPRILPPAPDFVDLGDARVLVADDVADTGHTLRSVQEFVAGKVGEVRTAVIYEKPHSVVRCDYVWRRTDKWINFPWSTLPPVTADGVPALDIVLDA
- the tsf gene encoding translation elongation factor Ts, whose translation is MANYTAADIKALREQTGAGMLDVKKALDEADGDRAKAIEILRIKGQKGVSKREGRTTSNGVVVAQAGDGVGTLVEILCETDFVAKSAPFVALADEVLAQAVAVNATSAESLLASELEAGRTVQVRIDEANAAIGEKIEIKRVVRLEAPNVVSYLHKTSPDLPAQIGVLVATEGGDHQVARDVAMHVAAFSPTVLHRDDVPAETVENERRVAEATAKEEGKPEAALARIVEGRVNGFFKENVLTEQSFAKDPKKTVAQVLKEAGATATGFARFRVGG